Proteins found in one Populus alba chromosome 14, ASM523922v2, whole genome shotgun sequence genomic segment:
- the LOC118062536 gene encoding probable methyltransferase PMT24, which produces MAMGKYSRVDGRKLSNYCSTTTVVVFVALCLVGAWMFISSSVPVQNSYPSSQEIVKRAAGENISKHFEDSPGDLPEDATKEDGNAVDSQGNSPSDVHDDPKVTEKESESTVEDNKDEKVESKNVVEENQDGKTVSEEERKLETENNEDGKTEDRELNSGDKESNSEAGETQAQGNEVNESDQTESEKSSGENKSRSDDGEKNPDSGENANENNQEGATENNVDSQENDQTSIEILPAGTQSELLNETNTQNGAWSTQVVESQNEKMSQQSSIAKDQYGHGWKLCNVTAGPAYVPCLDNWYVIRRLPSTKHYEHRERHCPQEAPTCLVPIPEGYRRSVKWPQSREKIWFYNVPNTKLAEVKGHQNWVKVTGEYLTFPGGGTQFKHGALHYIDFIQDSHPDIAWGKRSRVILDVGCGVASFGGYLLEKDVLAMSFAPKDEHEAQVQFALERGIPAMLAVMGTKRLPFPSSVFDLVHCARCRVPWHIEGGKLLLELNRVLRPGGYFVWSATPVYRKRPEDVGIWKAMSKLTKSMCWDLVVIKTDKLNGVGAAIYRKPTSNDCYNNRPQNEPPLCKESDDPNAAWNVLLEACMHKVPVDASVRGSHWPEQWPKRLEKPPYWLNSQVGVYGKAAAEDFAADYKHWKNVVSQSYLNGIGINWSSVRNIMDMRAVYGGFAAALKDLKVWVMNIVPIDSADTLPMIYERGLFGMYHDWCESFNTYPRTYDLLHADHLFSSLKKRCNLVAVIAEVDRILRPEGKLIVRDNVEIIGEIESLAKSLKWEIRMIYSKDNEGLLCVQKTTWRPTESETITSAIIQA; this is translated from the exons ATGGCTATGGGAAAATATTCCCGTGTTGATGGGAGGAAGTTATCCAACTACTGTTCTACAACCACTGTGGTTGTGTTTGTTGCTTTGTGTTTAGTTGGGGCTTGGATGTTTATCTCATCATCTGTTCCAGTTCAAAACTCATACCCATCATCCCAAGAGATTGTGAAACGAGCGGCTGGTGAAAATATTTCTAAGCATTTTGAAGACAGTCCTGGTGATTTACCGGAGGATGCAACAAAAGAAGATGGCAATGCTGTTGATTCTCAAGGTAATAGCCCATCTGATGTCCATGATGACCCAAAGGTGACTGAAAAAGAGAGTGAAAGTACTGTTGAGGATAACAAAGATGAGAAGGTCGAATCTAAGAATGTGGTAGAAGAAAACCAGGATGGGAAGACTGTTTCTGAAGAGGAACGAAAGTTGGAGACTGAAAATAATGAGGATGGAAAAACAGAGGATAGAGAGTTGAATTCAGGTGATAAAGAATCAAATTCAGAAGCTGGAGAGACCCAAGCTCAAGGCAATGAAGTAAATGAAAGCGATCAAACAGAATCAGAGAAGAGCTCAGGTGAAAATAAATCCAGGTCAGATGATGGGGAGAAGAACCCAGACTCAGGAGAGAATGCAAATGAAAATAACCAGGAAGGTGCTACTGAGAATAACGTGGATAGTCAAGAGAATGATCAAACTTCCATTGAGATTTTACCTGCTGGCACACAGTCAGAACTTCTAAATGAAACCAATACTCAAAATGGGGCTTGGTCGACTCAAGTGGTGGAGTCACAGAATGAGAAGATGTCTCAACAATCTTCAATAGCTAAGGATCAATATGGTCATGGATGGAAACTTTGTAATGTCACTGCTGGACCAGCCTATGTTCCTTGCCTTGATAATTGGTACGTTATAAGAAGGCTTCCAAGCACAAAGCACTATGAACATCGAGAGAGGCACTGTCCTCAAGAAGCTCCCACTTGTTTGGTGCCCATACCTGAAGGATATAGACGCTCAGTTAAGTGGCCTCAAAGCAGGGAAAAG ATATGGTTCTATAATGTCCCTAACACCAAGCTTGCCGAGGTTAAGGGGCATCAGAATTGGGTTAAAGTTACTGGTGAATATCTTACTTTTCCAGGTGGTGGAACTCAGTTCAAGCATGGTGCTCTTCATTATATTGATTTCATTCAGGAT TCTCATCCTGATATTGCATGGGGAAAAAGAAGCCGAGTGATATTGGATGTTGGGTGTGGGGTGGCAAGCTTTGGAggttatcttttggaaaaagATGTTCTTGCAATGTCATTTGCTCCCAAGGATGAACATGAAGCCCAGGTTCAATTTGCACTTGAAAGGGGTATCCCTGCGATGTTGGCTGTTATGGGCACGAAGAGATTACCCTTTCCTAGTTCTGTTTTTGATCTTGTTCATTGTGCACGCTGTAGGGTTCCTTGGCACATTGAAG GTGGTAAACTTCTTTTGGAGCTGAATCGGGTGTTGAGGCCTGGTGGTTACTTTGTCTGGTCTGCCACCCCAGTTTATCGAAAGCGTCCAGAAGATGTGGGTATTTGGAAAG CAATGTCCAAACTAACAAAGTCAATGTGCTGGGATCTGGTGGTGATTAAAACGGACAAGCTAAATGGTGTTGGTGCAGCAATATATAGAAAGCCAACTTCCAATGACTGCTATAATAATAGACCGCAAAATGAGCCTCCACTGTGCAAAGAATCTGATGATCCAAATGCAGCGTG GAATGTCCTGCTCGAGGCATGTATGCATAAAGTGCCTGTAGATGCATCAGTGCGTGGGTCTCATTGGCCTGAGCAATGGCCAAAACGGCTGGAGAAACCACCATACTGGTTGAATTCTCAGGTTGGAGTTTATGGTAAAGCTGCTGCAGAGGATTTTGCTGCTGACTATAAACATTGGAAAAATGTTGTCTCCCAGTCTTATTTGAATGGGATAGGAATCAACTGGTCTTCTGTGAGAAATATCATGGACATGAGAGCTGTATATGGAGG GTTTGCTGCGGCACTGAAAGACTTGAAAGTGTGGGTTATGAATATAGTCCCAATTGACTCTGCAGACACGCTTCCAATGATCTATGAGCGTGGTCTGTTTGGAATGTATCATGATTGGTGTGAATCATTCAATACCTATCCCAGAACTTATGATCTTCTCCATGCTGATCATCTCTTCTCCAGTCTAAAAAAGAG GTGCAACTTGGTGGCAGTAATAGCAGAAGTTGATCGGATCCTGAGGCCAGAAGGAAAGCTGATTGTGCGTGACAATGTTGAAATCATTGGCGAGATTGAGAGCCTGGCCAAATCTCTGAAATGGGAGATCCGGATGATTTACTCAAAAGACAATGAGGGACTGCTTTGTGTTCAAAAGACAACGTGGCGTCCTACGGAATCGGAAACAATAACATCAGCCATCATACAAGCCTGA